A genomic region of Salvelinus alpinus chromosome 12, SLU_Salpinus.1, whole genome shotgun sequence contains the following coding sequences:
- the fezf2 gene encoding fez family zinc finger protein 2 yields the protein MASSLPFGTVMSCPRHESGRSGASATPKPLAFSIDRIMSKTSEPKGNLDERRVESSGGKKMLGLCSPIPCMIPLQPFSYDLQAKALMNYSEFWKANFRGTLCTSAAMCKANCGVCCKTDSGLKQSLLPGSRVIKPQVIHQTVAMPTNGSFYYFNYLDSAYHQSELLTGHLFSSALANSQAQASLSAHQKLLLLENAKLASASAEKFPTPQYPHKEHLPGQLDQIVKENHNQSSEKNGVKAHSKLNNSSMDGKPKNFTCEVCGKVFNAHYNLTRHMPVHTGARPFVCKVCGKGFRQASTLCRHKIIHTQEKPHKCNQCGKAFNRSSTLNTHIRIHAGYKPFVCEFCGKGFHQKGNYKNHKLTHSGEKQYKCSICNKAFHQVYNLTFHMHTHNDKKPFTCGTCGKGFCRNFDLKKHIRKLHDNNSCRPISAATDSSRGPES from the exons ATGGCAAGTTCTCTCCCCTTTGGAACGGTGATGTCTTGCCCACGACACGAAAGCGGTAGAAGTGGAGCGTCTGCCACTCCAAAGCCGCTGGCCTTCTCGATTGACCGGATCATGTCCAAGACCTCGGAACCGAAAGGCAATTTGGATGAGCGGCGAGTGGAGTCTTCAGGGGGAAAGAAGATGCTCGGGCTCTGCTCACCTATACCGTGCATGATCCCCCTACAACCTTTTAGCTACGACTTACAAGCCAAGGCGCTGATGAACTACTCCGAATTTTGGAAAGCTAATTTCAGAGGAACACTATGCACTTCTGCAGCGATGTGCAAAGCCAACTGCGGGGTGTGTTGCAAAACGGACTCGGGGTTGAAGCAGTCTTTATTACCGGGGAGCAGGGTGATTAAACCCCAGGTCATCCATCAGACGGTGGCGATGCCCACCAACGGCTCTTTTTACTATTTCAACTACCTGGACTCTGCTTATCACCAGTCTGAGCTGCTAACCGGACACTTGTTCTCCTCGGCCCTGGCCAACTCTCAAGCCCAGGCTTCTCTCAGTGCGCACCAGAAACTGCTATTGCTGGAGAACGCCAAACTCGCCAGCGCTTCCGCCGAGAAGTTTCCGACACCTCAGTACCCACACAAGGAGCATCTTCCTGGCCAGCTCGACCAGATAGTGAAGGAGAACCATAACCAGAGCTCGGAGAAAAATGGAGTGAAAGCGCACAGCAAGCTCAACAACAGCTCCATGGACGGAAAACCCAAAAACTTCACCTGCGAAGTGTGTGGAAAG GTGTTCAATGCTCATTATAATTTGACACGACACATGCCAGTGCACACAGGCGCTAGGCCGTTCGTGTGTAAAGTTTGCGGGAAAGGATTCCGTCAGGCCAGTACATTGTGCAGACACAAAATCATTCACACACAG GAAAAGCCTCATAAATGCAACCAGTGTGGCAAGGCGTTCAACAGGAGTTCGACGCTGAACACTCACATACGGATCCATGCCGGGTACAAACCATTCGTCTGCGAATTCTGTGGGAAAGGATTTCATCAGAAAG GAAATTACAAGAACCATAAGCTGACGCACAGCGGAGAGAAACAGTACAAGTGTTCCATCTGCAACAAGGCCTTCCATCAGGTCTACAACCTAACCTtccacatgcacacgcacaacgACAAAAAGCCCTTCACGTGCGGAACCTGCGGGAAAGGCTTCTGCAGAAACTTTGACCTGAAAAAACACATACGGAAGTTACATGACAATAATTCATGTAGGCCTATATCTGCAGCGACAGATTCTTCCAGGGGACCCGAAAGCTGA